In one window of Bradysia coprophila strain Holo2 chromosome IV unlocalized genomic scaffold, BU_Bcop_v1 contig_106, whole genome shotgun sequence DNA:
- the LOC119070827 gene encoding beta-galactosidase-1-like protein: MTLNIYALTIFIIGTSLICVSSQQQRTFRIDHQNNKFLLDGQDFQYVSGSFHYFRTVPEVWPARIRTMKQTGLNVLDTYVEWALHNPQDGVYDFSGMANLTQFLDIAAAEGCLVILRPGPYICAERDNGGLPYWLFTKYPNIKVRTIDADYVKEVAIWYANLMPQLTPYMYENGGPIIMVQVENEYSSYYACDRVYMNWLRDETEKYVQSKALLFTVDIPTTPGQMRCGTADEVFATTDFGIEVGENEMDSVWAKLREIQPTGPLVNSEFYPGWLTHWHDKNQRRDGERGANVIKKMLEMGASVNIYMFFGGTNFGFTAGANGPLVGGYQGEYTADITSYDYDAVMDEAGDPNEYGSKYQKYQAVITQFFNITPETVTRAPKMVLPSIQLHPKGYLISAKGKSHLGKDVNGQNKTVTSQRPLSFEVLDQFSGFVLYETELPTLELDPTELVVEALHDRALVYVDQEYVGCLSRENDVRSLSLHPGLGSTLQILVENQGRINYNVTDDFKGILGSVTIAQRSGVPLELLRWTMTGFPLTTYSHIDNFIKDTTVENVRISTKGMFTEGPIIFHAEFQVTADEIYDTYLDVSGWGKGILYINGFNLGRYWPSVGPQITMYVPGDILQGGTNEIVMIELERLSPRNNNYVRFLNESILDGSPDGNIGGNNGINNSLIVASFPHLVVLLIAFVLFKNY, translated from the exons ATGACGCTAAACATTTACGCTTTAACCATTTTCATAATCGGAACGAGCTTAATTTGCGTATCG tcCCAGCAACAAAGAACATTCCGCATCGACcatcaaaacaacaaatttctgttggacggtcaagattttcaatatgTGTCCGGTTCATTTCATTACTTTCGTACCGTGCCAGAAGTATGGCCAGCTCGGATTCGAACGATGAAACAGACAGGACTTAATGTTCTAGACACGTACGTGGAATGGGCTTTACACAATCCCCAGGACGGAGTGTACGATTTCAGTGGAATGGCCAATTTAACTCAATTTTTGGATATTGCTGCGGCTGAAGGATGTTTAGTAATTTTACGACCAGGTCCTTACATCTGCGCTGAACGAGATaat GGTGGCCTGCCGTATTGGTTGTTCACTAAATATCCGAACATAAAAGTTAGAACTATAGATGCCGATTATGTCAAAGAAGTGGCAATTTGGTATGCAAATTTGATGCCACAATTGACACCGTACATGTATGAAAATGGAGGACCCATAATCATGGTGCAG GTTGAAAACGAGTATTCGTCGTATTACGCATGTGACAGGGTCTATATGAATTGGCTGCGCGATGAGACCG AGAAATATGTACAAAGCAAGGCCCTTCTGTTTACCGTCGACATTCCGACCACACCCGGTCAAATGAGATGCGGCACGGCGGATGAGGTTTTCGCGACGACTGATTTTGGAATTGAGGTGGGCGAAAATGAAATGGACAGTGTGTGGGCGAAGTTACGTGAAATACAACCGACTGGACCGCTCGTCAATTCGGAATTTTATCCGGGCTGGTTGACTCATTGGCATGATAAGAACCAAAGACGTGACGGGGAACGAGGTGCAAATGTGATTAA GAAAATGCTTGAGATGGGGGCTAGTGTCAATATCTACATGTTCTTTGGCGGAACTAACTTCGGGTTTACGGCGG GTGCGAATGGACCACTGGTTGGAGGATATCAAGGAGAATACACTGCTGACATAACATCATATGACTACG ATGCTGTTATGGACGAGGCTGGTGATCCAAATGAGTATGGATCGAAGTATCAAAAGTACCAGGCAGTAATTACGCAATTCTTCAACATAACACCGGAGACAGTTACAAGAGCACCAAAAATGGTACTCCCTTCAATACAACTGCATCCAAAAGGATATTTGATATCTGCGAAAGGAAAGAGTCATCTGGGAAAAGATGTGAATGGACAGAACAAAACAGTGACATCTCAACGACCACTTTCGTTCGAAGTGTTGGACCAATTTTCTGGATTCGTGCTGTACGAAACCGAACTGCCGACTTTGGAATTGGATCCAACTGAGCTGGTGGTTGAGGCATTACACGATCGGGCTCTGGTCTATGTCGACCAAGAGTATGTCGGATGTTTGTCCCGGGAAAATGACGTCCGTTCGTTGTCACTGCATCCTGGTCTAGGCAGTACATTACAAATTTTAGTTGAGAACCAGGGACGCATCAATTATAACGTTACGGACGACTTCAAA GGAATCTTAGGTTCGGTAACAATTGCTCAGAGAAGCGGGGTGCCACTAGAACTACTTCGATGGACTATGACCGGTTTTCCTCTCACCACTTACTCTCACATAGACAACTTCATAAAGGATACAACTGTAGAGAATGTTCGCATAAGCACAAAGGGAATGTTTACCGAAGGGCCGATTATATTCCATGCCGAATTCCAAGTGACAGCCGATGAAATCTACGACACTTATTTGGACGTTTCCGGTTGGGGAAAG GGAATTCTTTACATAAATGGTTTCAATCTGGGAAGATATTGGCCATCGGTCGGCCCACAAATAACAATGTACGTTCCCGGTGACATCTTGCAGGGAGGAACGAACGAAATCGTGATGATAGAATTGGAGAGACTGTCGCCCAGAAACAATAACTACGTGCGATTCCTGAACGAATCGATATTGGATGGTTCGCCTGATGGAAATATTGGAGGAAACAATGGAATCAACAATTCGCTTATCGTGGCATCATTTCCGCATTTAGTCGTTCTTTTGATAGCATTCGTCTTGTTCAAAAACTACTAA